In Thermovirga sp., the following proteins share a genomic window:
- a CDS encoding mechanosensitive ion channel family protein: MAWNPLQAGFGGLIRPILVILGWYISDRILVKLAGKLFDKGIARVQNGAAGQLSTHERSSRVKRLGTLRGLVIDLLRWGLGAVAFLTFLGTINVNIMPILTGLGIAGLALSLAAQNIIRDFLNGIFVVVEDHYSVGDVVKIGEYFGVVENFTLRTTHLSDLDGNYIIIPNGRITELVNATKYWSQAQVVVGVSYDSDIRKALGVMERVGGELKKDFPDKVKEDPRIQGILSFDERAVSLRALIRTVPGEHWSIGMEYRLRLKEAFDAEGITIPFPQMDVWIRSPEGLRVAGQKTRA; the protein is encoded by the coding sequence ATGGCATGGAATCCCCTCCAGGCAGGCTTTGGCGGGTTGATCAGGCCCATACTGGTAATCCTTGGATGGTACATATCGGACAGGATCCTCGTCAAACTGGCGGGAAAACTCTTCGATAAGGGAATAGCTAGAGTCCAGAACGGGGCGGCTGGGCAGCTGAGCACGCACGAAAGGTCATCCCGGGTCAAAAGGTTGGGGACACTCAGGGGTTTGGTGATTGATCTCCTGCGGTGGGGGCTTGGGGCGGTGGCCTTCCTGACCTTCCTCGGCACGATCAACGTCAACATCATGCCCATACTGACGGGACTGGGCATTGCCGGGCTGGCCCTATCCCTGGCGGCCCAGAATATAATCAGGGACTTCCTCAACGGTATCTTCGTGGTCGTGGAGGATCATTATTCCGTCGGGGACGTGGTGAAGATCGGAGAATACTTCGGCGTCGTCGAGAACTTCACCCTCAGGACCACCCACCTATCCGACCTTGACGGGAACTACATCATCATCCCCAACGGCAGGATCACGGAACTAGTGAATGCCACCAAGTACTGGTCCCAAGCCCAGGTTGTGGTGGGTGTCTCCTACGATTCGGATATACGCAAGGCACTGGGCGTAATGGAGAGGGTGGGCGGGGAACTCAAAAAAGACTTCCCCGACAAGGTGAAGGAAGACCCCCGGATCCAGGGGATTCTCTCCTTCGACGAGCGGGCGGTTTCCCTGAGGGCACTCATAAGGACCGTCCCGGGAGAACACTGGTCCATCGGCATGGAGTACCGCCTGCGCCTGAAGGAAGCCTTCGATGCCGAGGGCATAACGATACCCTTCCCTCAGATGGATGTGTGGATCCGCTCCCCCGAAGGTCTTAGGGTCGCCGGTCAGAAGACGAGGGCGTAG